From one Pontibacillus sp. HMF3514 genomic stretch:
- a CDS encoding TRAP transporter permease: MSETQNVNQQDLLSKYDKEHAYRTNLGKWAWIISFIGISLTFFHLFTGLRGVYPSQIQGPIHLGTGLGLIFLLYPAKKTLIKHRGIAWYDVILAFAAMFTNYYIVFNYNRIVSKAIIMGYNNTDIVVATIAIVLLLEATRRAVGLPIVVIASIFIAYGLWGKGIPIFGHAGFDWSSLSTELFFKTNAIFGIPIQISSQYIFLFLFFGVMLVKTNIGMFFNELAFGLTGRFTGGTAKAAVVASALQGMVTGSSVANTVGSGSFTIPMMKRAKFKPEFSAAAEASASTGGQLMPPIMGAAAFIMAEYTGTTYSQVILIAIIPAALYFSGIFFGTHFEAKKQGILGVSKEELPKLTDLTKKLDLLLPLIVIIGTLLSGKTATFAALWGIVTAFVVSFFRKETRLSFRGILETLEKGARAALPVIAACATAGIVVGIVTLTGLGGKIAGGIVELAQGQFFLILFFTMIASIVLGMGLPTTANYVVTASMAAPAILQAFPDIPVIAVHLFVFYFGIIADITPPVCLAAYAGAGIAGANPMKSGVNAVKLAIAAFIIPYAFVSNPVLVLQDGANFATVTPALLTALLGMAGISASMMGFFFKKAGAIERILLFTAGIMLVYHNIIISMIGLLILVAVGLYQHYLKKNHIPALSA, translated from the coding sequence TTGTCAGAAACACAGAATGTTAATCAACAAGACTTGCTATCTAAATATGATAAAGAACATGCCTATCGAACGAATTTAGGCAAGTGGGCCTGGATCATTTCTTTTATTGGGATATCCCTTACTTTTTTCCATCTATTCACTGGATTACGAGGAGTTTATCCTTCACAAATTCAAGGGCCGATACATTTAGGTACAGGCCTCGGCCTAATTTTTTTATTGTATCCGGCTAAAAAAACATTAATCAAACACCGTGGCATAGCATGGTATGATGTCATACTAGCCTTTGCCGCCATGTTTACGAATTATTATATAGTCTTCAATTATAATCGAATTGTAAGTAAAGCCATTATTATGGGTTATAACAATACGGATATCGTTGTTGCTACAATTGCTATTGTTCTTCTGTTGGAAGCAACCAGGCGAGCCGTTGGTTTACCAATAGTTGTTATTGCTAGTATTTTTATTGCATACGGATTATGGGGCAAGGGTATTCCTATTTTCGGACATGCTGGGTTTGATTGGAGCAGTCTAAGTACTGAACTGTTCTTTAAAACGAATGCTATATTTGGGATCCCTATTCAAATTTCATCACAGTATATCTTTTTGTTTTTATTCTTTGGTGTGATGTTAGTCAAAACGAATATAGGGATGTTTTTTAATGAGCTTGCTTTTGGATTAACAGGGAGATTTACTGGGGGAACTGCAAAGGCAGCTGTTGTAGCAAGTGCCCTTCAAGGAATGGTTACCGGTAGCTCCGTTGCTAATACAGTAGGTTCAGGTTCATTTACAATCCCTATGATGAAGCGCGCAAAGTTCAAACCCGAATTTTCAGCTGCAGCAGAAGCCTCTGCATCAACAGGAGGACAACTTATGCCTCCCATTATGGGGGCAGCCGCATTTATAATGGCTGAATATACTGGAACTACATATAGCCAAGTCATTCTGATCGCCATCATACCAGCAGCTTTATACTTCTCAGGGATCTTTTTTGGAACACATTTTGAAGCAAAAAAGCAAGGGATTTTAGGAGTTAGCAAAGAGGAGCTTCCTAAATTAACAGACCTCACAAAAAAATTAGATTTATTGCTTCCGCTAATCGTGATTATCGGAACTTTATTATCAGGAAAAACAGCCACTTTTGCTGCTTTGTGGGGAATTGTAACAGCTTTCGTTGTTAGCTTTTTTAGAAAAGAAACACGTCTCTCCTTTAGAGGAATTTTAGAAACCCTTGAGAAAGGAGCACGAGCAGCGTTACCAGTTATTGCAGCTTGTGCGACTGCGGGAATTGTTGTTGGAATTGTCACATTAACTGGCTTAGGTGGAAAAATTGCAGGAGGAATTGTTGAACTAGCTCAGGGACAATTCTTTTTAATTCTCTTTTTCACAATGATTGCAAGTATTGTCTTAGGAATGGGATTGCCAACTACAGCGAATTATGTGGTTACTGCCTCCATGGCTGCTCCTGCAATCCTTCAAGCATTCCCTGATATTCCGGTTATCGCTGTTCACTTGTTTGTGTTTTATTTTGGGATTATTGCAGATATAACCCCACCTGTTTGTCTTGCAGCATATGCAGGTGCCGGAATAGCCGGAGCAAACCCAATGAAATCAGGGGTAAATGCAGTAAAATTAGCCATAGCTGCCTTTATTATTCCTTATGCTTTCGTTTCAAATCCTGTTTTAGTTCTCCAGGATGGCGCAAACTTTGCTACCGTTACTCCAGCTTTATTAACCGCATTATTAGGTATGGCTGGAATAAGCGCATCCATGATGGGATTCTTCTTTAAGAAAGCAGGAGCAATCGAACGCATCCTTTTATTTACTGCTGGGATTATGCTTGTCTATCACAATATAATCATTTCTATGATTGGCTTGCTAATCTTGGTTGCAGTCGGACTGTATCAACATTATTTGAAGAAAAATCACATACCAGCACTATCCGCTTAA